In Oceanispirochaeta sp., the following are encoded in one genomic region:
- a CDS encoding NADH-quinone oxidoreductase subunit C translates to MNQIYENLATMTNGDSILIKEIPLLEINIFSETIIEAVNRGQRVSALFGVKTENADATALYVILADDESNQLNVGKTIIKGAEFPSITARCPQVHLFEREIAEQFGIIPMGHPWFKPVRYCHSWTARDAWNRNKDEPILPGVGDFYKIEGEQIHEVAVGPVHAGVIEPGHYRFQCHGEQVFHLEIALGFQHRGVEKAMETGPDSRSLHFMETLAGDTTIGHSISYCQIYEALSHTQKPVRAQALRGIALELERIANHVGDLGA, encoded by the coding sequence ATGAATCAAATTTATGAAAATCTAGCGACAATGACCAATGGCGATTCAATTTTGATTAAAGAAATACCCCTCCTTGAAATAAACATTTTTTCAGAGACCATTATTGAAGCCGTCAACAGAGGTCAGCGGGTCAGCGCTTTATTCGGTGTAAAAACTGAAAATGCGGATGCCACTGCCTTGTATGTTATTTTAGCCGATGATGAATCTAATCAACTGAATGTAGGCAAAACAATAATCAAAGGTGCAGAATTCCCCTCTATCACAGCCCGTTGTCCCCAGGTTCATTTATTTGAGCGTGAAATAGCTGAACAGTTCGGGATTATCCCAATGGGTCATCCCTGGTTTAAACCTGTTCGCTATTGTCATTCCTGGACCGCCAGGGATGCATGGAATCGAAACAAAGATGAACCGATACTCCCTGGTGTAGGTGATTTTTATAAGATTGAAGGAGAGCAGATTCACGAAGTAGCAGTCGGTCCTGTCCACGCCGGAGTAATAGAACCGGGACATTATCGTTTCCAGTGTCATGGTGAACAGGTTTTCCACCTGGAAATTGCCCTGGGCTTCCAACACCGTGGCGTTGAAAAAGCAATGGAGACAGGACCGGATTCAAGATCTCTTCATTTTATGGAGACTCTTGCCGGAGATACAACGATTGGCCATTCTATTTCATACTGTCAGATTTATGAGGCTTTATCCCATACTCAGAAACCTGTACGGGCTCAGGCTCTCCGGGGTATTGCTCTGGAATTGGAACGTATTGCCAATCATGTGGGAGACCTGGGTGCCTGA